One part of the Phycisphaerae bacterium genome encodes these proteins:
- the thiE gene encoding thiamine phosphate synthase translates to MDRSVLRILDASFNRAREGLRVIEDHARMLFDDASLALRAKQLRHQLADVARSFDADALLAARDTPGDVGTRITTGGEQLRPDAESVARAAAKRAAEAMRAIEEYGKLLDADVAARIRQLRYELYAVEQALFIAAPRSAAARNARLHVLLTASLCRGDWLGVAEAVLRGGADVIQLREKNLTDRALLDRASRLRQLTRDHDALLIINDRPDIAVLADADGVHVGEEDLTVADARRIVGPMRLVGASTHNLAEVREAMKDGPDYLGVGPMFASSTKPDVTVNSPELLRTVHDALAADDAITPLVAIGGITADNVARIASIASSRKQPSDGTGSQISIAVAVCNAVIAADQPEEAARKIRAALK, encoded by the coding sequence ATGGATCGCAGTGTCCTGAGAATTCTCGACGCCAGCTTCAATCGAGCGCGCGAAGGCCTTCGCGTGATTGAAGATCATGCGCGAATGCTGTTTGATGATGCATCATTGGCACTCCGCGCCAAGCAACTCCGCCACCAGCTTGCAGACGTCGCCCGCTCCTTCGACGCGGATGCCCTTCTGGCCGCCCGGGACACGCCTGGAGATGTCGGCACGCGGATCACCACCGGCGGCGAGCAACTTCGACCCGATGCCGAAAGCGTCGCTCGTGCGGCAGCCAAACGCGCGGCCGAAGCCATGCGAGCCATCGAGGAATACGGCAAGTTGCTCGATGCCGACGTCGCGGCACGCATCCGGCAGCTTCGTTACGAACTCTACGCCGTCGAACAGGCCCTCTTCATCGCAGCGCCTCGATCCGCAGCGGCCAGAAACGCCAGGCTGCACGTGCTCTTGACTGCCTCGCTCTGTCGAGGCGACTGGCTCGGCGTCGCTGAAGCCGTCCTTCGCGGCGGCGCGGATGTGATTCAGCTTCGGGAGAAGAATCTGACCGATCGCGCCCTGCTCGATCGCGCGAGCCGGCTTCGTCAGCTCACGCGAGATCATGACGCCCTGCTCATCATCAACGATCGGCCGGACATCGCCGTGCTCGCAGATGCGGATGGCGTCCACGTCGGTGAAGAGGATCTCACCGTGGCCGACGCACGGCGGATTGTCGGCCCCATGCGATTGGTCGGAGCCAGCACCCACAACCTTGCTGAAGTGCGCGAGGCGATGAAGGACGGCCCCGACTATCTCGGGGTCGGCCCTATGTTCGCCTCGTCAACAAAGCCGGATGTCACGGTAAACAGCCCGGAACTCCTGCGCACCGTTCACGACGCCTTGGCCGCCGACGACGCAATAACGCCGCTCGTCGCCATCGGCGGAATCACAGCCGACAACGTCGCGCGAATAGCGTCCATCGCCTCCTCGCGCAAACAGCCTTCTGATGGGACGGGCTCGCAAATCAGCATCGCCGTTGCCGTTTGCAATGCGGTCATCGCCGCGGACCAGCCCGAAGAGGCTGCCCGGAAAATCCGAGCGGCGCTGAAGTAG
- the xerD gene encoding site-specific tyrosine recombinase XerD, with protein MRTPPLVPAAPAIVGRPPGASATQSGAQADWRRLLQHFIDYLTSECGLARNTIDAYRRDLIEFIDLLDDRDIGSTSALSIQIVQSYLVRLNDRKLSLSSIGRHLVSVRMFMRYLYITGTMTSDLYTQLETPRRWQRLPNTLNQNQTASILSTPQPGEPFYTRDRAILELLYATGMRVSELAGLRLRDLNLDVGFLRCFGKGRKERIIPIGSHAIEAMQAYLTGLRHVLTESHQDVEHVFVSRTGRPMDRTNIWRLVSRYAALAGIKGPVGPHTLRHCFATHMLEGGADLRIVQELLGHATVATTQIYTHVDMSRLKGLHARCHPRQ; from the coding sequence ATGAGAACCCCGCCTCTCGTGCCGGCCGCGCCCGCCATCGTGGGCAGACCCCCGGGCGCATCAGCGACTCAGTCCGGCGCGCAGGCGGATTGGCGGCGGCTGCTTCAGCATTTCATCGACTACCTCACCAGCGAATGCGGACTTGCGCGGAATACGATCGACGCCTATCGGCGCGACCTGATCGAATTTATTGATCTGCTCGACGATCGCGACATCGGCTCGACCTCGGCGTTGTCGATTCAGATCGTGCAGTCCTATCTTGTACGGCTGAATGATCGGAAGCTCTCGCTCAGTTCCATCGGACGGCACCTCGTGTCGGTCCGTATGTTCATGCGGTACCTCTACATCACCGGCACGATGACGAGCGATCTGTACACCCAGCTCGAAACGCCCCGCCGATGGCAGCGCCTGCCAAACACGCTTAATCAGAACCAGACCGCGTCCATTCTCTCAACCCCACAACCCGGCGAGCCGTTCTACACCCGCGATCGCGCGATTCTGGAGTTGCTCTATGCCACGGGCATGCGCGTGTCCGAACTCGCAGGCCTGCGCCTTCGAGATCTGAATCTCGATGTCGGCTTCCTCCGATGCTTCGGCAAAGGCCGTAAAGAGCGGATCATCCCGATCGGGTCACATGCCATCGAAGCGATGCAGGCTTATCTCACCGGTCTTCGCCATGTGCTGACCGAATCACACCAGGATGTGGAGCACGTATTCGTATCGCGCACGGGCAGGCCGATGGACCGCACCAACATCTGGCGGCTCGTCAGCCGATACGCGGCACTGGCCGGCATCAAAGGCCCCGTCGGTCCGCACACGCTCCGGCACTGCTTCGCCACTCACATGCTGGAAGGCGGCGCGGACCTGCGCATCGTGCAGGAACTGCTTGGGCACGCCACCGTCGCAACGACCCAGATTTACACGCACGTGGACATGTCCCGGCTCAAGGGCCTGCACGCCCGCTGCCACCCCAGGCAGTAA